The following nucleotide sequence is from Pseudoalteromonas xiamenensis.
CAATTAAGTGAAGTCAGCCGAGTATTAGAAAAATTAAAACTTTTCATAGAGCCTGTTGAGCAAGCCAATCAGCCAATTACGGAAGACCTGCTGCTCGATGCTATCAGTAAAAATGAAATCACGCCGTTTTACCAACCCAAAATCAACCGAGCAACAAAACGCATCACAAGTGTTGAAGTACTGGCTCGCATCGTATCCAACGAAACTGGGCAACTGATCTTACCCGATCGCTTTATTGGCGTTGCTGAAGATCTCGATCTTATAAACCTAATTACATTCCAGCTATTTGAAAAAGCGACTGAAGACTTCCAAGAAATTCGCCAAACCTTACATGGCGAAGTTAAACTCGCTTTCAATTTGTCGCCATTGCAATTAGATGATTACGGCTGCCCTGACAAGCTGGCACTAATACTAGAACTCAATCATCTAAAACCGGAAAACATCATTTTAGAAATTACAGAACATCAACCCTTAAATCGCCCACTTCAGTTAGAAACACTAAACCGACTTCGTATGCGGGGCTTTGATATCTCACTGGATGATTACGGCACAGGGTTTACTAACCTAAGTCAATTAAAAACCTTACCTTTAAATGAAATAAAACTAGACCGCTCATTGGTGTCACACATCGATACGGATCGATTTTCGCAAGTTATTGTCGATGGACTCGTCGACATCGCACAAAATGAAGGCATTGTCCTTGTCGCCGAAGGCATTGAACGCATCGAGGAACTGAACTACCTTGAACGTTATAAAAATACACTACTCATGCAAGGCTTTCTAATATCACGCCCAAAATCGAAACGAGAGTTTCTGCGCTGGGCGCTGTCTTGGCTCAGGATGATTAATTCAGACCAGTAGACAATACTTTGACGCAGCTGATTGAATCAGAGAAAGCTTCAGCTTTTAAACGTTAGTAAGCTGAACGTTGTGCATTTAAAAACATCAACATTGGCTCGCGATGCAACGTAAAACTTTGCGACTAGTCGCATGCGGCATACCTCCCAATTTATCCGTGATATAGTCACACAAAATTACCTACAATAGGCTCACCCATGAAGATAACAACGACACTTTCTTTGCTGTGTTGTGCATTGTCATTACACCTCAATGCAGCTCAGATTGAAAAACAACAAATAGAATTCATTGGACCATTGACCTCAGGTTCAACGCTGAAGCCGTTTGAAACGCCGCATAGAAATGAGATGGTTGATGCGCTTGCAGCTACGTTAAGTGCATCACATGAAAAACTAATACTGGGTCAAAAAACGCTGAAGTGGCAGTCTTACGACTCTGTAAGTGCACTGACAATTGAAGGGATGCAAGCCTTAAAATATCGTTTTTCGACAACTCGTTTTACTGAAGGTAAATTTACGCTTGTTGGAATTGAGAAAGCGACCGTCTATTTGAATGGCGAGCGTCAAGGTGACTCAACGACACAGTCTATCGCATTGCCTACCGGTGATTACGAATTATTAGTTGTGGCCGAGCAAGTCCCTGATTGGAATAAAGTCACGCTCTCATTTGAGGGTAAAGCAGATCATGATGTAGTTTTGCCACACACCTCTCCTACACACTCACTGTCTCCTAAACAATTATTCGATGCGCCAACCGTAAGCGCTATCTCTTTGTCACCAAACGGTAAGTTCTATATTACAACGGAACGTAAGTACAGTGATAAAACAGGCAATAAGCCTATTAGCGTTACAACATTATTTAGCGCAAACGGTGACGTGAAATACCGTTTTGCTGGAAATTCCGCTGCTGCATTAAGTTGGTCGCCAGACAGTAAGCGTATTGCGTTTCTATCGAATGATGAATTAAACATCCTTGATGTGGCGACACTTAATCTCAACACTATGCCATATAATCTCGCATCGACCTCTGATTGGCAGTTCTTCGATAACAACTCTTTGATTTTCTCTTGGTCAAAAAACACGGATGATAATGATAAAATCACTAAACATTATCGAGGACTTGAAGATCGCTGGTCTTACTTTAGAGAAAACAGCCAAATCTACCGCCTTGATCTCGAAAGTGGTCTTATCACCGCTGCGACCAAAGGTAAATTAAGTGCCACACTTGAAGATTTCGATTCCGAAAGAAACACGATTCTTATTAGTCGCCAATTAAGCGATTATGCCGCAGCACCCCATGCGATGACGGAATTGGTTGAGGTTGACTTAACATCAGATAAAGAAACGATGATTGGTCAATACAGAACCTTCAATGAGGCGCGTTACGGCAAAAAAGGGTTTTATGTTGTGGCGGGTCCTGATTTTATGAACGGCGCCGGTCGCGCTATTCCAGAAGGACAGTTGGCTAATAATTATGATGGACAGCTTTATTGGCTTTCTTCGGATGGTAAAGACGTCGAGGCGCTTAGCAAAACGTTCGACCCTTCCATCGGTGGCTTTGAAGTCGTTAACAAAGAAGACCTGATATTGTCCGTCACCGAAGAAGACACAAAACCCTTGTTCTTCTACGACGCCTCTAAAAATCGCTTCACACGCTTGAAAACGGGGCTGGATGTCACGGAAAAATTTGCGGTCACTCACTCTAGTACTCCTGACGTTTACGTCACAGGTTCAACCGCGACTTCACCACAACAATTGGTAAAACTGAACGTCAATAAAAACAAACCAGAAACGTTGTGGGACTCGAAACCACTTGCCTATGCGGATACCGCGATTCCTCAATTGGAAGAGTTCAATTTCAAAAACCAAGATGGAATTGAGATAAAAGGTCGAGTTTACTTACCTACGAACCTAGATAAGACGAAACAATACCCTGCATTAGTCTATTATTACGGTGGCACATCACCGGTTAATCGTGGTTTCACTGGACGTTACCCATTTAATTACTGGGCTGCGCAAGGTTATGTCGTCTATGTGCTGCAACCAACAGGTGCCACTGGTTTTGGCCAAGCATTCTCTTCTGCACACGTAAATGCATGGGGTGAAAAAACAGCGGATGACATTATTCAAGGTACTCAGGCATTTTTGAAGCAGTATCACTTTGTAAACCCTAAAAAAGTGGGGAATTTAGGCGCGTCGTATGGTGGCTTCATGACCATGTTACTTGCGACCAAAACCGATTTATTCAGTGCGTCAATTGCCCATGCTGGTATTTCCAATATTACGTCCTATTGGGGCCAAGGTTGGTGGGGATACTTGTATTCAGGTGAAGCTTCAAAAAATAGTTTCCCATGGAATAACCCAACTCTGTACTCACAACACAGTCCGGTTTTCCATGCAGACAAAGTGAACTCTCCTTTACTGCTAATCCACGGTGATGCCGATACAAACGTGCCACCAGGCGAAAGTCATAACATGTATACGGCGCTAAAAATCCTAGGTAAAGATGTTGAGTTAGTTGAATTCAAAGGCGCTAACCATCAAATCTTTGCACGCGACCGTCGCTTTAAATGGTGGGATACAATGCAAGCCTACTTTGATAAGCATCTAAAAGATGAGCCACAATGGTGGGATTACCTATATCAAGGTAAATAGCGATTAGAAAGGAGCCTCGGCTCCTTTTTTATTGGTACGACTTATGTTTTTACATTCTCATACTGCGTAATTGCCGAATCAATCTAGAATAAAAAACATTCAATAATTTCTATAAATTTTATAAAGTTAGTGCTAAAAATAGACAATAGAACGCGTTCTAGTTTGTGAAGACAAAGACCATTGAATCGACTTTTTCAACAGTCCCTAAATAAATACACGAAAATTTACAAAGAATTAATGGACTTACCCTTCTCAGCGCGCTTTTTACGATGCTAATATAAGAATAATGTTAAAATACTAGGTTAAGTATGGCCATTCACGTCTTGTTAGTCGAAGACGACGAGCTTTTAGTAAAACGGATCCAAAGCCACTTTCAGAACACCGAATTTTTTATTTCGGTTGATGACACGGGTGCGCGAGCTTTGGAGCAGGTCGAACAAAGCGTAAAAGAAAACAATCCCATTCGCCTTGCTATTGTCGATGTGGTGTTGCCTCATCATGATGGTTTACAGCTTTCTCGTGAACTCAATACGTTGACCAACGTCGGCGTTATTGTGTTATCCAGTCGAGATTCTCAAGCTGATAGGATAGCGGGTCTTGCACAAGGTGCAGACGACTATATCTGTAAACCCGTTGATTTATTGGAACTTGAACTGCGCATGCGTGCTGTATATAAACGCCTTGCGAGTCAATTCCAGCAACAAGACGACGAGGAAGAAGAATACATCGAATATGCAGACTTTAAGTTGCATCCAGATAACCGTACATTGATTAATCCCCAAGGGTATGAATCACGTTTAACCGAAGCTGAGCATAAAGTGTTAATTTGTCTCATTGCTAACGCGGGTAAAGCCACCTCACGTGAAAAAATTTCGGAAGACATAGGTCAAGTAGACTGGAGTCCAAATGACCGTACCGTCGATGTGCTGGTTGGCCGTTTACGCAAGAAGCTTGGTGACGAAAAAGAACAAAAACGTATCGTCACTGTACGTGGTAAAGGCTACATGCTTTCAACCTAATTGGTTTAATAAGCGCTCAAAAGCCCGATAGCTGAGCGCTTCTTTGATTGCCTGTAGCGGTATTACAGGCAATTGCTCTAAGTCAGCAATTGTCCTCGCGACTTTCAATACTCGATGATAAGAACGAGGTGACAAATTCAATTTCTCCATCGCCTTACTCATATAGGCTTGGCATTCCGAATTTAAATGACAAAAACGTTCCACCTCTTTAGACCCTAATAACGCATTGGTTTTATTTTGACGTTGTTGTGCAAAATCAAAAGCCGCTTGAACGCGCTTTCGAATAACAGCGCTACTCTCCGCTTGGCAAGACGACATCAGCTCAATGCTGGAAAGTTTGGGCAATTCTATCTGTAAATCAATTCGGTCTACAAATGGACCACTTATCTTGGCTAAATAACGTAATACTTGGTCAGGTGTTGCTCGTTTATCGGTGTGATGTCCTGTTGGACTCGGGTTCAATGCTGCAACCAATTGAAAACGGGCTGGAAAGTCCACTTGTCTCGCAGCCCTAGAAATAGTCACCACACCGGTTTCCATCGGTTCGCGAAGTGAATCCAACACTTTTCGATCAAATTCAGGCAACTCATCAAGGAAGAGTACGCCGTTGTGGGCAAGCGAAATTTCGCCAGGCTTAGGATTCGATGAACCGCCTACTAAGGCGACAGCAGAACAAGTATGATGGGGACTTCGAAACGGTCTGATCCGCCAACGTTTGGGTTCAAAGGCATGCCCCATGAGTGAATGCACAGCTGCACTCTCAAGTGCTTGCGACTCGCTCATTAATGGCATAATTGATGGAAAACGCTGCGCCAACATCGACTTTCCTGTACCAGGGGGACCAAGAAACAATACATTATGTCCGCCTGCCGCCGCAATTTCGAGTACACGCTTCGCCGCACTCTGCCCTTTGACTTCACTAAAATCGACATCCATGTTCAATTGTTCTACGTCAGTGTGATAAATCGCATTAACCTGTGCAGTGGGTTCACCTTGCACAAATCTCCACAATGACTGCAGTGAATCGACCGCATATCGTTCTGAGTGTGATGCGAGGCTGGCCATGGGATCATTCAATAGTGGTATGAAGCAATGGTGCTTCTCTTGTGAGGCAGCGATAACGGAGGGCAAAATTGCATGCACAGGCCGAAGTTCACCATTTAAGGCTAACTCTCCAAAGAATTCAGCTTGGTTGGTCACCGTGTCTGGCAATTGCCCTGATGCCACCAAAATACCGATGGCGATTGCCAAATCAAAGCGACCTCCCTCTTTTGGCAAATCTGCGGGGGCTAAATTAACGGTAATACGTGTATCAGGGAATGAAAAATGGGCATTGGTTAGTGCGCTTCTCACACGCTCTTTGGCTTCTTTAACGGAGGTTTCAGGTAAACCTACTATCTGAAAAGCTGGCAACCCATTACTCAAATGAACTTCCACTTGGACTAGTGGTGCCCGTACTCCCACTTGAGCACGGGTTAATACTCTGGCTAATGACATATCCTTGTCGTTCTCCACAAATGTATGAAGGTAATATTATGACGATTGATGTCCCTCTGGATAACGGAAAACATGGATTACCCAATTCCACCGCATGGCAGCTAAACGCATGCATAAGGTCGTCGCCATCGCTGACCACATCGCAACCGTCATACCTAAATCAAACGATAAGGCTTGAGTATAGACAATACCGCCAGCAATGCAGGTAATCGCATACAATTCCCCTTTCAGTAAAAGGGGGATCTCTCTCGCTAACACATCACGGATCACGCCACCAAAACAACCCGTTAAAACGCCCATAATCACAACGGTGGTATTCGGCATGCCGAGCAATACAGCTTTTTGCATTCCCATAACAGCAAAAAACGCGAGGCCAAACGCATCCGCTATTTGCAACAGTTGCGCAGGCATATTGCGTTGACGATTCAACACATAAATACTGAGCGCAATGGCGGTGAAAATAGCAATAAAGTAACTCGGATCTCGTAGCCAAAACACCGGAGTATCCAAAATAATATCTCTGACGGTACCGCCACCAATACCAGTAACCGTTGCGAGAACGATCACCCCAAATCCATCCATATGTTTGCTGTGCGCAATTAAGGTGCCAGAGATAGCAAATACAGCCACACCGACTAAATCAAACCAATGCCAAAGATCTTGCATGTTACTCTCTACTTTTTATTCGTTGGTTGCTTTGAGCGCGAGTTAGCTCAATTTACTCAAAGACCACTTCATCTCAATACTAAGCTAGTTTAACTGTATACCAATTTACCGATTTCGTTTTTTATTCACGCGCTTACAGACTTTAGGTCACGCAATTTGAGCTTGTACATCATCACAAATATAGAGCGCGCAGCTGAACAAAAACTTGTCTGACTCAAAAAGCGGCAATAAAAAAGGCGACTAAATCGTCGCCTTCTTCTAGAACAGGTGTTTCTAGCTAAATACGACGTTTTCTTGTCCTGGTAACGGATGAAATTCACCGATTAACTTTTCACAATCCGCCGCTATTTCATCGGCCAAACGTTCTTCAGCTCGCCAACGCTGCGAATCCATTTTGAAGATTTCTTTCTTTGAGTACTTTTTTCGCGCATCGTGCGTCGGCATTTCCTTCACTTCTTCGTACATCTTGAAGATACCAGAAAACTCGGTTTGCAAGTCACGTTGCGTCTCGAAACTGTATTGCGACATGAGCACCCAAACACGCAAACAGCCCTCAGAATACTCGCACTGCTTCTCTTTCATCGCCCTCGCAATCAGGTTGATGTTGTCTGCAAGCTTTGCATTTCGTTCTGCGCGTTTAGTTTCTAGCTCCGCTTTTGCCTTTGCTTGTTGCTTGGCCATGTTTTCACGCTGCGTTTTGACTTGCCAAAGCA
It contains:
- a CDS encoding EAL domain-containing response regulator, encoding MQNSETRILIVDDSPAILLVMQAIMTELDVTNATMCNSAIDALALIKKRPLGYDAVFTDLNMPEMDGMEFIRQLGECKFQGGIVIISEMDSKIIELAANLARFHSTHLLGNISKPVQLSEVSRVLEKLKLFIEPVEQANQPITEDLLLDAISKNEITPFYQPKINRATKRITSVEVLARIVSNETGQLILPDRFIGVAEDLDLINLITFQLFEKATEDFQEIRQTLHGEVKLAFNLSPLQLDDYGCPDKLALILELNHLKPENIILEITEHQPLNRPLQLETLNRLRMRGFDISLDDYGTGFTNLSQLKTLPLNEIKLDRSLVSHIDTDRFSQVIVDGLVDIAQNEGIVLVAEGIERIEELNYLERYKNTLLMQGFLISRPKSKREFLRWALSWLRMINSDQ
- a CDS encoding response regulator transcription factor, translating into MAIHVLLVEDDELLVKRIQSHFQNTEFFISVDDTGARALEQVEQSVKENNPIRLAIVDVVLPHHDGLQLSRELNTLTNVGVIVLSSRDSQADRIAGLAQGADDYICKPVDLLELELRMRAVYKRLASQFQQQDDEEEEYIEYADFKLHPDNRTLINPQGYESRLTEAEHKVLICLIANAGKATSREKISEDIGQVDWSPNDRTVDVLVGRLRKKLGDEKEQKRIVTVRGKGYMLST
- a CDS encoding DUF2489 domain-containing protein translates to MTSSWYVAIVVGALIIAGLAFYAGQLLWQVKTQRENMAKQQAKAKAELETKRAERNAKLADNINLIARAMKEKQCEYSEGCLRVWVLMSQYSFETQRDLQTEFSGIFKMYEEVKEMPTHDARKKYSKKEIFKMDSQRWRAEERLADEIAADCEKLIGEFHPLPGQENVVFS
- a CDS encoding YifB family Mg chelatase-like AAA ATPase, which encodes MSLARVLTRAQVGVRAPLVQVEVHLSNGLPAFQIVGLPETSVKEAKERVRSALTNAHFSFPDTRITVNLAPADLPKEGGRFDLAIAIGILVASGQLPDTVTNQAEFFGELALNGELRPVHAILPSVIAASQEKHHCFIPLLNDPMASLASHSERYAVDSLQSLWRFVQGEPTAQVNAIYHTDVEQLNMDVDFSEVKGQSAAKRVLEIAAAGGHNVLFLGPPGTGKSMLAQRFPSIMPLMSESQALESAAVHSLMGHAFEPKRWRIRPFRSPHHTCSAVALVGGSSNPKPGEISLAHNGVLFLDELPEFDRKVLDSLREPMETGVVTISRAARQVDFPARFQLVAALNPSPTGHHTDKRATPDQVLRYLAKISGPFVDRIDLQIELPKLSSIELMSSCQAESSAVIRKRVQAAFDFAQQRQNKTNALLGSKEVERFCHLNSECQAYMSKAMEKLNLSPRSYHRVLKVARTIADLEQLPVIPLQAIKEALSYRAFERLLNQLG
- a CDS encoding trimeric intracellular cation channel family protein, coding for MQDLWHWFDLVGVAVFAISGTLIAHSKHMDGFGVIVLATVTGIGGGTVRDIILDTPVFWLRDPSYFIAIFTAIALSIYVLNRQRNMPAQLLQIADAFGLAFFAVMGMQKAVLLGMPNTTVVIMGVLTGCFGGVIRDVLAREIPLLLKGELYAITCIAGGIVYTQALSFDLGMTVAMWSAMATTLCMRLAAMRWNWVIHVFRYPEGHQSS
- a CDS encoding alpha/beta hydrolase family protein, which gives rise to MKITTTLSLLCCALSLHLNAAQIEKQQIEFIGPLTSGSTLKPFETPHRNEMVDALAATLSASHEKLILGQKTLKWQSYDSVSALTIEGMQALKYRFSTTRFTEGKFTLVGIEKATVYLNGERQGDSTTQSIALPTGDYELLVVAEQVPDWNKVTLSFEGKADHDVVLPHTSPTHSLSPKQLFDAPTVSAISLSPNGKFYITTERKYSDKTGNKPISVTTLFSANGDVKYRFAGNSAAALSWSPDSKRIAFLSNDELNILDVATLNLNTMPYNLASTSDWQFFDNNSLIFSWSKNTDDNDKITKHYRGLEDRWSYFRENSQIYRLDLESGLITAATKGKLSATLEDFDSERNTILISRQLSDYAAAPHAMTELVEVDLTSDKETMIGQYRTFNEARYGKKGFYVVAGPDFMNGAGRAIPEGQLANNYDGQLYWLSSDGKDVEALSKTFDPSIGGFEVVNKEDLILSVTEEDTKPLFFYDASKNRFTRLKTGLDVTEKFAVTHSSTPDVYVTGSTATSPQQLVKLNVNKNKPETLWDSKPLAYADTAIPQLEEFNFKNQDGIEIKGRVYLPTNLDKTKQYPALVYYYGGTSPVNRGFTGRYPFNYWAAQGYVVYVLQPTGATGFGQAFSSAHVNAWGEKTADDIIQGTQAFLKQYHFVNPKKVGNLGASYGGFMTMLLATKTDLFSASIAHAGISNITSYWGQGWWGYLYSGEASKNSFPWNNPTLYSQHSPVFHADKVNSPLLLIHGDADTNVPPGESHNMYTALKILGKDVELVEFKGANHQIFARDRRFKWWDTMQAYFDKHLKDEPQWWDYLYQGK